The Candidatus Omnitrophota bacterium genome has a segment encoding these proteins:
- a CDS encoding prepilin-type N-terminal cleavage/methylation domain-containing protein, giving the protein MKRGFTLIELLIVVAIIGVLAMIAVPNFLNAWTKAKVSRAHNDLRVLAMGLEMYYLDHGDYPYVLDQGGIEWQMPAGFPPNHPNGPAGLTTPTPYVQSVLRDPFLYGEGNEANGGNPFLYYERCGFGFNITGEFSPIKPVRVPVDANGTLLGTAPDYQESDCSKVPTRWVVYSVGPDKNHRVLNPDGSILVRSRFSLWNRYDPTNGLLSQGNILCFPGGLHFP; this is encoded by the coding sequence ATGAAAAGAGGTTTCACTTTAATTGAATTGTTGATCGTCGTAGCGATTATCGGCGTATTGGCGATGATCGCCGTTCCGAATTTCTTAAACGCCTGGACGAAAGCCAAAGTCAGCCGCGCCCATAACGATTTGCGCGTATTGGCGATGGGATTGGAAATGTATTATCTGGATCACGGCGATTATCCTTACGTTTTGGATCAAGGGGGGATCGAATGGCAAATGCCCGCCGGTTTTCCGCCCAATCATCCTAACGGTCCCGCCGGATTGACGACGCCGACGCCTTACGTCCAATCCGTTCTTCGTGATCCTTTTCTTTATGGAGAAGGCAATGAAGCCAACGGGGGAAATCCTTTTCTCTACTACGAACGCTGCGGCTTCGGATTCAACATTACGGGTGAATTTTCACCCATCAAGCCGGTCCGCGTGCCAGTGGACGCCAACGGAACGCTTTTAGGAACGGCGCCGGATTACCAAGAAAGCGATTGCTCGAAAGTACCAACCCGCTGGGTGGTTTACAGCGTAGGGCCGGACAAGAATCACCGTGTGTTAAATCCAGATGGAAGCATTCTCGTCCGTTCGCGTTTCAGCCTTTGGAACCGCTACGATCCCACGAACGGACTCCTCAGCCAGGGAAACATTCTCTGCTTTCCCGGCGGATTGCATTTCCCGTAA
- the thrS gene encoding threonine--tRNA ligase, which translates to MSGQQKLEQQFEESIPKGYDAELYKIRHSAAHVMAQAVLDRFPGTKIAIGPPVEDGFYYDFDLPRQLEEEDLGWIENRMKEIIQGNHPFAVREVTAQEAREIFKDQPFKLELIKDLVEGRFDEDGNKITAGGESRLTIYQHDSFADLCRGPHVDNTQRIPANAVKLIKIAGAYWKGSEKNPMLTRIYGSAWRSEAELTDYLNRLEEAKKRDHRRVGRELELYMTSELVGSGFPLLLPKGATVRRLLESFILELERKRGYSHVCTPALAKVDLYKKSGHWEHYKHDMFPPIELETESLVLRPMNCPHHIQIYSSAKRSYRELPLRIAELGTQYRFERSGVVGGLSRVRGMTLNDAHIFCRPDQIQQEFSGVVQLVETAYKILGIKEYSYRLSYRDPLDDEKYVKNDEMWEKAQAMLKEAMDELGLPYVEAEGEAAFYGPKLDIQLRDTMGREETYSTVQIDFHLPNQFDLHYIGEDGGEHRPVMIHRGVISTMERMMAYLIELYAGAFPVWLAPVQAVIIPIADTQTEFAHKLAQRFLEQDYRVQVDDRSERMNAKIRDAQLQKIPYMLVVGKREMENESVSLRLRTNEDLGAMPIGEFESLLKKINGSRSLNLTEKSKAD; encoded by the coding sequence GTGTCCGGTCAGCAAAAACTCGAACAGCAATTCGAAGAATCCATCCCTAAAGGCTACGATGCGGAACTCTACAAGATCCGGCATTCCGCCGCTCACGTCATGGCTCAGGCCGTCCTCGACCGATTTCCGGGAACAAAAATCGCTATCGGCCCGCCCGTAGAAGACGGCTTCTATTACGACTTCGATCTTCCCCGCCAACTGGAAGAGGAGGATTTGGGATGGATTGAAAATCGGATGAAGGAGATTATTCAAGGGAATCATCCGTTCGCTGTCAGAGAAGTTACGGCGCAAGAAGCCCGCGAGATTTTCAAGGATCAACCCTTCAAACTGGAACTCATTAAAGACCTCGTCGAAGGCCGTTTCGACGAAGACGGCAATAAGATAACGGCGGGAGGAGAAAGCCGTTTGACGATTTATCAACACGATTCCTTCGCCGATCTCTGCCGCGGGCCGCATGTCGACAACACGCAACGCATCCCCGCCAACGCCGTCAAGCTGATTAAGATCGCGGGCGCCTATTGGAAGGGCAGCGAAAAGAATCCCATGCTTACCCGCATTTACGGCTCGGCCTGGCGCAGCGAAGCGGAATTGACCGATTACTTGAACCGGTTGGAAGAAGCTAAGAAGCGCGACCATCGCCGCGTGGGCCGCGAGTTGGAATTGTATATGACTAGCGAGCTTGTCGGCTCCGGTTTCCCTTTACTTCTGCCGAAGGGAGCAACGGTCCGGCGGTTGTTGGAGAGTTTCATCCTGGAACTGGAGCGCAAGCGCGGCTATTCGCACGTTTGCACGCCTGCGCTGGCCAAAGTAGATCTTTATAAAAAATCCGGCCACTGGGAGCACTACAAGCACGATATGTTTCCGCCTATCGAGTTGGAGACGGAAAGCCTGGTGCTGCGGCCTATGAATTGCCCCCATCACATTCAAATATATTCCTCCGCCAAGCGCAGCTACCGCGAACTGCCGCTGCGGATCGCGGAGTTGGGAACGCAGTACCGCTTCGAGCGTTCCGGCGTAGTGGGCGGGCTTTCGCGCGTGCGCGGCATGACGCTCAACGACGCGCATATCTTTTGCCGTCCCGATCAGATTCAGCAGGAATTTTCCGGCGTAGTGCAATTGGTCGAAACCGCTTATAAAATTTTAGGCATTAAAGAATACAGTTACCGCCTATCTTACCGCGATCCACTAGACGACGAGAAATACGTGAAGAACGACGAGATGTGGGAAAAAGCGCAGGCGATGCTGAAAGAAGCGATGGATGAACTAGGGCTGCCCTACGTCGAAGCGGAAGGCGAAGCGGCTTTCTACGGCCCGAAATTAGACATCCAGCTGCGCGATACGATGGGGCGCGAGGAGACATATTCCACGGTGCAGATCGATTTCCATCTCCCCAATCAATTCGATCTCCACTACATCGGCGAGGATGGCGGGGAGCATCGTCCGGTTATGATCCATCGCGGCGTCATCAGTACGATGGAGCGCATGATGGCCTACTTGATCGAACTGTACGCCGGGGCGTTTCCGGTTTGGCTGGCGCCGGTGCAAGCCGTAATCATCCCTATTGCCGATACACAGACGGAATTCGCCCACAAACTGGCGCAGCGCTTCCTCGAGCAGGATTACCGCGTGCAAGTGGACGACCGCTCCGAGCGCATGAACGCTAAAATCCGCGACGCGCAATTGCAAAAAATTCCCTACATGCTCGTTGTGGGCAAGCGGGAAATGGAAAATGAATCTGTCTCCCTGCGCCTGCGCACGAACGAAGATTTGGGCGCCATGCCGATCGGAGAATTCGAATCGTTGTTGAAGAAGATCAACGGCAGCCGTTCGCTGAATTTGACGGAGAAAAGTAAAGCTGATTAG